TGACACATTACCGCAAGTTTTGATAACGTCACCCTCTGCTTTTCAGCACCACTTTCAAACACGCGGCCGAGTATATTGCAGCGCAATGGGAGGTGGCTCacggtttgtattttttttttaatttttttaacgaGGACTGTGAGTTTTTAAGACTCCACCTGAGACAGTTTCTAATTCTCACGGGAGtcacggcttttttttttttttttttttttcaacgcgCAACCTCTTCTGTTTGAACTGCTGGCAAGGCTCACGTCATCTTAGCTGATAACCTTTAAAATAAGATGCCGTCCCCATTCTAAAAGTTTCTTGGAACATTTGCGCTTTTCTTTTTCAAGTTCAGATAACAAATAGCAGGCTCGAAGTTTATCACTTCATTTGCTGATAAGGTCCAGCTTTTTCAACCGATAAGTTTCTGTTTCtacaccccccccgcccccccccccccccccctccccccccctcagTGCGTACCTCAGGGGTGCTGGAGTGTTCGAAACCCGCTCGCAACATCGATTTGGGCGAGCGTGTGGCGATAAGAGAATGAAGTCTGTTTGTCGTTAGAAATCGACCTTGAAGAATTTCAAAAGCTTAGCAATGTTTGCTTTTGTATCAATAATATTTCTCAAACTTGAAACgcaggtgtttatttattaaagacagaGGGCCccaaaaattatattattattattattattattattattattattattattattattatttagtgtgcccagttattttacacCTTTTTTCTCTCCAGTTTCCAGTTGTGAAGGTCAGGGATGACGTAGTCTATACCAGCATTTTGACGGATCAAGTTTACTCAACAGTTTGATACCGCGGTGGTAGTTTCAAGGCAATTACCGTGCCAGGGCGGGTAATGGGTTCAGGTGTAAGGCAGAGGACAGCCACCgcaatccctggatctcaatgCAGCTGAGCACttctgggatgaacttgaaccAGCGTTCTACAGGAAAagcgctacataaaaataaaattgaaagactgattgattgatcgTCATGACGATCCTCTTGCCCAGTAATGACTGTATTGATTAACAGCCCTCACCATGTCttttgcagttacagtgtaatttcGGTTCAGTCctgtctagtgatattaaactgcagttacaatgtaattccagttcagtccagtctagtgatattaaactgcagttacaatgtaattccagtccagtctagtgatattaaactgcagttacaatgtaattccagtccagtctagtgatattaaactgcagttacaatgtaattccagtccagtccagtgatattaaactgcagttacaatgtaattccagtccagtctgcagtgatattaaactgcagttacaatgtaattccagtccagtctagtgatattaaactgcagttacaatgtaattccagtccagtccagtgatattaaactgcagttacaatgtaattccagtccagtctagtgatattaaactgcagttacaatgtaattccagtccagtccagtgatattaaactgcagttacaatgtaattccagcccagtccagtgatattaaactgcagttacaatgtaattccagtccagtccagtgatattaaactgcagttacaatgtaattccagtccagtctagtgatattaaactgcagttacaatgtaattccagcccagtccagtgatattaaactgcagttacaatgtaattccagtccagtctagtgatattaaactgcagttacaatgtaattccagtccagtctagtgatattaaactgcagttacaatgtaattccagtccagtccagtgatattaaactgcagttacaatgtaattccagtccagtctagtgatattaaactgcagttacaatgtaattccagtccagtccagtgatattaaactgcagttacaatgtaattccagtccagtctagtgatattaaactgcagttacaatgtaattccagcccagtctagtgatattaaactgcagttacaatgtaattccagtccagtccagtgatattaaactgcagttacaatgtaattccagtccagtctagtgatattaaactgcagttacaatgtaattccagtccagtccagtgatattaaactgcagttacaatgtaattccagtccagtctagtgatattaaactgcagttacaatgtaattccagtccagtctagtgatattaaactgcagttacaatgtaattccagtccagtctagtgatattaaactgcagttacaatgtaattccagtccagtctagtgatattaaactgcagttacaatgtaattccagtccagtctagtgatattaaactgcagttacaatgtaattccagtccagtctagtgatattaaactgcagttacaatgtaattccagtccagtctagtgatattaaactgcagttacaatgtaattccagtccagtctagtgatattaaactgcagttacaatgtaattccagttaccagtctagtgatattaaactgcagttacaatgtaattccagtccagtctagtgatattaaactgcagttacaatgtaattccagtccagtccagtctagtaatagtaaactgcagttacaaagcagcGATCAAAATAAAACTCCAGTTGCgcagcagttttatccattcctggatcacactgtggctaattaagctagtagtaaaacctggactgggtgaacactgctgtgcaataggagtcttattactATGCCTCGTGTAGCACATACAGATATAGTCTGTCAGACTTGTAGGGGTATGCTGAAAAACAGTGCAGATCTACATTTAAAAGACCCGATCAACCTTCATGTGCTTCAATTGCGGAGGCGGGTAATAAGCATTTCTTTCtgcaatacaaacacacagaggTCTTTGTGATGTCAGAGGAGCTCTCTGACACGCCGAGGCGGCCGTTCCGCTTGTGACACCATAAGTGCGCAAGAGTGAGACGCGCGGATTTGTTCTCGCTGTTTGATAAGATAATGCGgcgcgcaggcaggcaggcactgaAGATAGGCGCTTTAAATCCTTGCGCTTATTTGCATAGGACTCCTGAAGGTGCGCCCTGGAGTCATTCACGCCAGGGGTGCATGTCATGGAAGTCTGTGATTGGATAATGGTCTGGGGAGCgaggctgtgattggctggttTAGGGAGCGTGGGGTGGGATTAAGGGGGGGTTGcaatatatataaagaagaaagctTGCCTCTCTGTTCCTTTACGCATTCGGAccccgcaggagccagtgcaTCTAAACTCTGCACGGCCTcatctttcatccaggggaaggtcgagggctgtgtttggatccaaaatgtTGTACTTTTTTTAGTTGCTGGATCACTACAACAGCCacgtatctcaaattaaagaaacccacaaaaccaataaataaataaaaagaacacatttaaaaaaaaaaaattgcaaaaaactaaaaattaaacaaaaaacaataaacttaaaaaaagggaaagggttCCGAGCGCACTGTGCGACACCCGAGATCGGGAACTTACAGGAAACCTTAAGGCTACagttccccaatttgtcatgcgtgaaatattgaaatgttgAATTTCAGCtagtgcattataaaatagatacatatgGGAAACTTAACACTGTccaattatacacacagtgactgaagaggCTACCCGGTACTGCTAGAGATGATGTGTCAAGCACAGTCCTGGAAGGTCACTTACTTCAGGTTTATCAGATAAGATAATGTGCGACTTCAGGCTCTGAGCAgagatttaattggttcaattaaacaatttagaacagggttggaacaaagatcagAAGCCAGGCCGCCCCTGCACGTCAGGTTTGGTGGGAGTGAGTGGACCTAGTTTCCTCTCTccgttcacttcctgtgttacaagtTATTAGTTACAAGTTGTTAACTGTATATAACAACACAAATAACTACCTGGATGAGGCCCGTATTACACCATGAACTCGATTGTATTTGAAGGTTATATCCTTTCTGATGTGAGACATATAGTCGACAGCCTTTAATTCAAGCCGACGGGGGTGCAAAACAAACTTGTAAAAATAATGCTGCCGCTAATACTAGTTATAAGTATTATATGATAAACACAATGAAGGACCTTTTTGTGTGTCGGGTCGCATATTTAAAGGTTGCTCAATGACAACACTGAGGGAACAACACGCCGCTTTGCACTGGCTCGCTATCAGTTAACGGGTACACAAAGGAGTTTTGACATCGAAAAAAATAAGGCCAGGTATAGTGTGTGACTTTGTGtgctggaagggggggggggggggtgtataaaAGCCGAATCTTTTAACACTTGCGATATTGTTGTTCTGAGGTTGGGGAGGGATTGGagtttggagagagagagggaggctgACAGTTTGGAAAGATTCATAGCGCGAAGCACTCGGGAGAGCAGTCCTCTGAAGAGCTGGTTTAAGCGGTTACACGGGATACTTTGTAACGGGACAAGATGGGGAAGAACGTAAGTAGAACTCGAATTATAGTCTTCATTTTGCAATAAATGACCTTACGATttacagccccccccccaaaaaaaaaaaatacacgatGATAAAATCGATTTCATTTTACAGTTTACCACAAAACGTCACGGTTATTCATACAAAACTACCGTACACTTTAAATATGTGATACCATTCTTAAATGGTTCTTTGAATGTTGTCAGGGTTCTTTGAAGAACCTTATACCTTATCAGGTGGTTCTTTTAAACCAtttgaaatcaatttaaaaggTTCTTTGAAGAACCAAAAACGGTTCTCCTATGATAGCGGTGCAAATAACCTTTAATGGTTCCagatagaaacttttttttttctaagtgtacATATATGGtaaagacatacatacatacatttgatGAAATATATGAAATGTATTGCAAATATGTCACCTGTgaatatatataactattatatatatatatataatatatatatataatatatatatatatatatatatatatatatatatatatatatactatattatatataaacaaccATGTTATTAACGTAGTTGTTAACAGATAATATGccaaaaaagggggggggggggggggggtccttaaACTAGACTAAAATGTgaccaaattaaaatgtacaaaaaattaaACCTCTACTGGGacgtacatttaaaaaattcaaaccAGAAATGGTTCAAAACGCTTcataaaatatttcatttctaaaaatgtttgcATGTTACCTTATCCATATTTTGTTCAAGATCGACCTTCATTttgctattaatatatatattttttttttgttgtttgtttcctaaagaacattaataaacaaaaaatcgGATGAGCtaacaattaaatacaaagtCGCTTATAAGCAAGCAAGTTGATAATTCAGGATACAATGCGTCACTGCAATAGACGCGCAATTATAATTGGTTGTCAAAACTacagtagtaatattatcaatgtttGCTATTGCTTGGATACAGGATTTCTAAAAAAACTCTGTTTGGGGGTCCCGTTGTTTTAGACCCTATAATTCTCACCCCCGTGTTTTTTCCCCCCGACAGGACTCCTACGAGGTGTTCGTGGAGATGGAGCGGGACGGCAACGGAGAGATGGGAGCCAAAATCAAGAAGAAAaaggagaagaagaaggagaGAATGGAGAACATGAAAAAGGAGATCGATATCGTGAGTTAACAGCGCTAAAGCAGGCGGTCAGCCACCGCATGCACGGCAGAATCCGCAAAGCCAGCGTGTTCATTAAACGCAAAGCCGGTCACCCTGAGAACTCCGTGCGCCTCAGTGAGCGTTCAGAGCGCCGCCCCGAAAGAAGCGCAGAACACAGCGCCTTCCCGGCTGCGGGGCTGTGTCGCTGGTGAATGCGTTTCTGATTCGTTCAGACTGCCATCGCTTCTTTTCCATCCTTTACACCAGCTTTATTGAGAAAATATTATCTTTGACAGCTTTAAAatgcgaggaaaaaaaaaaaaatcatttttcctGGTAGTTTTTGCGTAACTATTATATCTAAATGAAAAAACATCGTGTCTCTCATGACAGTATTTACAGCGGAGATAGTAAATCCATGCGTGCTTACACATCCTTACAATGTTAGTATACACGGTTACAATGTACTGCATGCGGAAAAGTttttccagagagagagagagattgagagagagagagagagagagagagagagagagagagagagagagagagagagagagagagagagagagagagaaaagaaagctAAAACGAATAACAGCACAGCTAAACTGTCAATAAAAACGGCTCATTGTCGCTGGCGCCTCCTCTTCTCTCCTGCAGGACGACCATCAGCTGTCCTTTGAGGAGCTCGAAATGAAATACACCACCAGCGTCACCAAGGTGAGTGAGCGCAGAACAATACAGTAAGACTCCCGCTGCGCAGCAGcttgatccagtcctgctttcactgtgagtttgacgatgagacacacctgagcttgttatggCTGGGATTAGAacgagggtgagggtgagggttagggttaccaATAGTtgaaatgcagaaaacaaagTGTGGGTCCACAGAGAATTGGGGGGCAGGATAGAGGTAAGgatggggagggggtggggttacAGCGGTACTGCATGAGTCTGCATGACTCAGGTTATGCTACGCGATGTGGAATGCATTCTGGGGATTGTAGTCCCACAGTATATAACAACAAAACAGATTACAACCGCACACACTCTGGGGACGCAGCGACAACTTTCGAAAAATCTCTACAAGCCCGGTGGATCAATAAATTTAATACAGCTGGGCCGGCAATCGCATACTGCCGAGACACACCCGAAGAACTGCCTGTAACTTCACTGCCACGCCCCCTCTCTCCCATAGGGTATGACTTCCACCATGGCTGCCCAGGTCCTGGAACGAGACGGCTGCAACGAGCTGAAGCCGCCCAAGGGGACCCCGGAATACATCAAGTTCGCCCGGCAGCTGGCAGGAGGGCTGCAGTGTCTCATGTGGGTGGCCGCTGTCATCTGCTTCATCGCTTTCGGGATCCTGATGGGACAAGGAAACCTCACCAGCTATGATGATGTAAGGCTGaagaaacaaatatttacacacacacacacacacacacacacagtgcatacaTACACATTCATAAGAACACAAACATGCATACATCCATATACATGTATACTTTGCATACAGTTGTAatcagtcatgttttttttttcaaataaattaagaaaCATCAGTCTTAATACATGCACGCCTGTATACATATTGCATACTTTCCATTCGTACATACAAACATGCATGCATTAATGCTAGACTATCCATTCTTGGGTCTTAACAAGACAAAGATTTCTTCTtgttaaatggaaaaaaacagatcgccagagagagaaagaataaaTACTAAAATAGTATGAAAAGCTTTtaaccctttctctctctctctctctctctctctctctctctctctctctctctctctctctctctcagttatATTTGGCTATCGTCCTGATCGCCGTCGTGGTCGTTACTGGCTGCTTCGGTTACTACCAGGAGTTTAAAAGCACAAACATCATCGCCAGTTTCAAAAACCTTGTCCCTCAGGTAAGTACCTAGTTACAAAGATATCAGGGAGAAGAAAATATATAACCTCAGAGTTGGAAATGACCCAAGATTACAACACACTTATGATCAGGTACATCACAGTCAGGGAAGCGCAGGGACCCCTGAGGGtgtcccctggtaaaggcacggccgcgtggtgtgcaggggggagtcgcacagtcaggggagcgcaggggtccccgagggtctcccctggtaaaggcacggctgcatggtgtgcagggagtcacacagtcaagggagtgcaggggtccccgagggtctcccctggtaaaggcacggccgcgtggtgtgcaggggggagtcgcacagtcaggggagcgcaggggtccccgagggtctcccctggtaaaggcacggccacatggtgtgcaggggggagtcgcacagtcagggaaGCGCaagggtccccgagggtctcccctggtaaaggcacggccgcgtggtgtgcaggggggagtcacacagtcaggggagcgcaggggtccccgagggtctcccctggtaaaggcacggccgcgtggtgtgcagggagagtcacaCAGCCGGGGGAGCGCaagggtccccgagggtctcccctggtaaaggcacggccgcgtggtgtgcaggggagagtcgcacagtcaggggagcgcaggggtccccgagggtctcccctggtaaaggcacggccgcgtggtgtgcaggggggagtcgcacagtcaggggagcgcaggggtccccgagggtctcccctggtaaaggcacggccgcgtggtgtgcaggggggagtcgcacagtcaggggagcgcaggggtccccgagggtctcccctggtaaaggcacggccgcgtggtgtgcagggagagtcacaCAGCcgggggagcgcaggggtccccgagggtctcccctggtaaaggcacagccgcgtggtgcgcaggggacagtcacacagtcaggggagtctGTGGTTTTTTACACGCACAGAAGTTGGCTCATATAAAATCATGGGTTTTGTGACGTTTCACCAGCAAGCGACAGTGTTCCGGGATGGGCAGAAGTTCAACATCAACGCCAACCAGCTGGTGGTGGGGGACCTGGTGGAGATGAAGGGAGGGGACCGCGTGCCGGCGGACGTGCGCATCGTCTCCGCACAGGGCTTcaaggtattattattaatattattgctattattattagtcaGATGcttaacaactgctgctgctgctgcagagtcacttacagtaggactcCCCCTACGAAGGGCGGAGCTCAAGGAGGCGAAGTGAgccgctcagggtcacacacagcgagtcagtggctgagcctggatttgaacctcctggtatcaagcccttttcttcaaccactggttttatgtaattttaaagctattcctgagtCTTCGTTTGTGTGATGAgtacatggtgtgcagggtgtctcatCGTATTGTATAAGAGACCTCATTTCATACGGTTTGAGCAGCCGGACCCTTTCGCCCAGACTGCGCACGGTGATGTCTCTCTCACAGTGTCCATCTCCTCCACCAGGTGGACAACTCGTCTCTGACCGGAGAGTCGGAGCCCCAGTCCAGAAACCCCGAGTTCACTCACGAAAACCCACTGGAGACCAAGAACATTGCCTTCTTCTCCACCACCTGCCTCGAAGGTATACGAGAAAAGTCATGGCTTTTTATCACTCTCGCTAACCCTGAACTGAGTTACAAACCCCAACCTCAAATCTAACCCTactcccaaccccaacccaacctctGACCCtaatcccaaccctaaccccacctctaaccctactcccaaccccaacccaacctctAACCCTActcccaaccctaaccccacctctaaccctactcccaaccccaaccccacctcTATCCCttacccaaccccaaccctgaccccaaccccaaccctactcccctaaccccaaccccacctctatccctaaccccaaccctaaccccaaccccaaccccaaccccacctcTATCCCTTACCCAACCccatctctaaccctaacccaaccccacccctagtacagctagggccaaaagttctgtatcaccctatagaattaacaaatttggcttcataaaggcatatgaaacctgctggataatgttacgttaacatattatttattgttttagttatgtctcaatcctaaagctctaggcgatgcaaaacttttgtccagagctgtacaCTGAAACATTCTCACCCTCCCTTCCTGGCAGGTGTTGCGACGGGCATTATAATCAACACTGGTGACCGTACGATCATTGGTCGCATCGCCAGCCTGGCTTCAGGGGTGGGGAACGAGAAGACTCCCATCGCCATCGAGATAGAGCACTTTGTCGACATCATCGCCGGCCTGGCGATCTTCTTCGGCGCCACCTTCTTCGTGGTCGCCATGACGATCGGCTACCGTTTCCTGGAAGCCATGATCTTCTTCATGGCCATCGTGGTGGCGTACGTGCCCGAGGGTCTGCTGGCTACCGTCACGGTGAGCGGAGGAAGGGCCAAAGGGTCAGGGTCGAGATTAATCAATCCAtcgatcaatctttattttatatagcgcctttcatagtgaccaccatcacaaagcactttacaagagagtgaggaacaatgcataacatattcaatacagtgaaatacagggcatagcacattaagaacacacaatgcaaatacattaaatacagtgaaatacagggcatagcacattcaatacaaaaagtaaacaattctTGATGGCTGTATCATACCTTGACTCGATGACGGTACGTTTGGAGCTTTGTGAAAATATGACACTAGGGACAATCCTTCAACTAGGGTTGAGAAGTCAAGAGCATAGTAGAGTAACTCCTGTCCCCCGTCCCTCTCCAGGTGTGTCTCTCTCTGACAGCCAAGCGTCTGGCCAGGAAGAACTGCGTGGTGAAGAACCTGGAGGCCGTAGAGACTCTGGGGTCCACGTCAGTGATCTGCTCCGACAAGACCGGCACCCTCACCCAGAACAGGATGACCGTGTCCCACCTCTGGTTCGACAACCACATCCATTCCGCTGACACCACAGAGGACCAATCAGGTACGAGAAATGTGTCCCGTGAACCCGCACCACGAgagcatctgtctgtctgtctgcctgcctgcctgcctgcctgcctgtctgtctgtctgtctgtctgtctgtctatctatcaatGCTCACTTACACAGCTTTACCAATACATAGTCAACAGATGCAGTGCTTTGCAGGTTTGTATCTATTATTAGACTGCCGTTTgagttcatatttcatatttacagctctggccagaggttttgcatcccctacaattttaggattgagacataattaaaaaataaataataaatatatgaacataatttagatctctTACTTAACATCacgcaatcaaagaaactacaaaatgatcttgcaGAAGTTGACCGCAGGCCATAAtagcagtatttcatattagattttgaaatgtactttATGAAACAAGATTAATTAATTCTATACAGTGATGCAAAATATTTGCTGTATATAAAGTGTGTCTAATATGTGTATATTTTCCATGCTTATTTTTCAAGGTCAAAGTTTTGATCAGTCCTCGGAGACGTGGCGGGCGCTAGGCAGAGTGGCTGGCTTGTGTAATAGAGCCGTCTTCAAACCTGGACAGGACGCTGTGCCAATTCCCAAGGTGAACCACAAACCACTCAATACaagatattaataatattattaatgagtcatttagatattaatataataatattattattaattagtcatttagcgaattcagagactaggggggtgaactctgttTCATcacctgctgctgcagagtcgcttccaataggacctcgtttgttttacgtctcgtctgaaggacggagcacaaggagatgaagtgactcgctcagggtcacacacagggagtcagtggctgggattgaactgggaacctcctggtaacaagcccctttctgaAATCGCTGGACCACTAAAGCccctttaattaaatattaaagtgtATTGATAAGGAACGCTCCTACTGAAAGATGATTGGCTGACAGCAATGAATCGTTTTACGAACGAAAGTTTATGAACGAGAGCGGTTCctggcagctgattgatctcagatctctttgtcaagtcgggtcttaaaggatcccagtgattctgcctcagccTCACGAGTAGCCAACCCTATATAACCCCTTCCATaacctcacccctctctgtgtgaagaagtgtctccttcccttcTATCCTTATCTTCACTTGATTTCTAACTGTGTCCCCTCTGGTCCTGTATTCATCAACACCTTTTAAGAGTTGAAAGACTTCATGCCTCCTCTGGGTCTTCTGTGTTCCAGGCTAAATTAATGCCCTTCTTTCAGTTTCCGTAGCTCAGTCCTTTAACCCTTACTGGGATTTGTCTGGTTGGTCTTTGCTGGGCTCTCTGTCTAAGGTTGCGATGCGTGGAGAGTGTCCATATGCAGCAGTAACTCAGTGTTCTTACCCCTCGTCTCTCCAGAGAGATGTAGTGGGAGACGCCTCTGAGACTGCCCTGTTGAAGTTTACTGAACTCGCCTTCGGGAACATCGTGGATTATCGGAACCGCTTCAAGAAAGTCTGTGAGCTCCCGTTCAACTCGACCAACAAGTTCCAGGTACAGTAAGCAATCGCAAGCGATGGAGGCAGGAGATCTCCAAACGTGCCTTATACcctaaaataaaatgacttacccaaagcgacttccaggtgttacagggcagtaaagggttacaatgcaagcgcAATATTTAAGTACAATGTAAGCTgacagtgcaaataatactactagaatacaatacgaactaggatgcaacaagttaggattacagcgAGTTACATCTACAATGACATGTTGGCAGTGCAAGAGTGCAAGgacagtgcatcagctgaggatccagtgtcgtggtgctgtgtgtgcgtgtgtggcaCTCTTTATAATATCTCACCTCGCCCAACCCTCTCTCTGTAGCTGTCTGTCCATGAGCTGGAGGACCCCCTGGACCTGCGCTACCTGCTGGTGATGAAGGGGGCGCCAGAGCGCATCCTGGAGCGGTGCTCCACCATTATGATCAAGGGCCAGGAGCTGCCCCTGGACGAGCAGTGGAAAGAGGCTTTCCAGACCGCCTACATGGACCTGGGGGGGCTGGGGGAGAGGGTGCTGGGTGAGTGGGGCTGGAGAGAGGGGGTAGAGGGTGGAACTAGGGATGCTGGGTGAGAGGGACTAGGGGGGCTAGGAGAGAGAGGGCTGGGG
This window of the Polyodon spathula isolate WHYD16114869_AA chromosome 24, ASM1765450v1, whole genome shotgun sequence genome carries:
- the LOC121299114 gene encoding potassium-transporting ATPase alpha chain 1 isoform X1, whose protein sequence is MGKNDSYEVFVEMERDGNGEMGAKIKKKKEKKKERMENMKKEIDIDDHQLSFEELEMKYTTSVTKGMTSTMAAQVLERDGCNELKPPKGTPEYIKFARQLAGGLQCLMWVAAVICFIAFGILMGQGNLTSYDDLYLAIVLIAVVVVTGCFGYYQEFKSTNIIASFKNLVPQQATVFRDGQKFNINANQLVVGDLVEMKGGDRVPADVRIVSAQGFKVDNSSLTGESEPQSRNPEFTHENPLETKNIAFFSTTCLEGVATGIIINTGDRTIIGRIASLASGVGNEKTPIAIEIEHFVDIIAGLAIFFGATFFVVAMTIGYRFLEAMIFFMAIVVAYVPEGLLATVTVCLSLTAKRLARKNCVVKNLEAVETLGSTSVICSDKTGTLTQNRMTVSHLWFDNHIHSADTTEDQSGQSFDQSSETWRALGRVAGLCNRAVFKPGQDAVPIPKRDVVGDASETALLKFTELAFGNIVDYRNRFKKVCELPFNSTNKFQLSVHELEDPLDLRYLLVMKGAPERILERCSTIMIKGQELPLDEQWKEAFQTAYMDLGGLGERVLGFCHLLLSEKEHPRGFGFDVDEMNFPTSGLCFAGLISMIDPPRASVPDAVMKCRTAGIRVIMVTGDHPITAKAIAANVGIITEGSETVEDIALRLRIPVEQVNKRDARACVVNGGQLKDMTSEELDDLLRTHPEMVFARTSPQQKLIIVESCQRLGSIVAVTGDGVNDSPALKKADIGIAMGISGSDAAKNAADMILLDDNFASIVTGVEQGRLIFDNLKKSIAYTLTKNIPELTPYLIYITVSVPLPLGCITILFIELATDIFPSVSLAYEKAESDIMNLKPRNPRKDRLVNESLAAYSYFQIGAIQSFAGFTDYFTCLAQEGWRPLLCVGLRSAWENAHNQEVQDSYGQEWTFAQRLYQEYTCYTVFFVSIEICQISDVLIRKTRRLSLFQQGFFRNKVLLSAIVFQLCLGTFLCYCPGMPNIFNFMPIRVQWWFIPVPYGILIFIYDEIRKLGVRRHPGSWWDKELYY
- the LOC121299114 gene encoding potassium-transporting ATPase alpha chain 1 isoform X2; translation: MTVFTAEIVNPCVLTHPYNDDHQLSFEELEMKYTTSVTKGMTSTMAAQVLERDGCNELKPPKGTPEYIKFARQLAGGLQCLMWVAAVICFIAFGILMGQGNLTSYDDLYLAIVLIAVVVVTGCFGYYQEFKSTNIIASFKNLVPQQATVFRDGQKFNINANQLVVGDLVEMKGGDRVPADVRIVSAQGFKVDNSSLTGESEPQSRNPEFTHENPLETKNIAFFSTTCLEGVATGIIINTGDRTIIGRIASLASGVGNEKTPIAIEIEHFVDIIAGLAIFFGATFFVVAMTIGYRFLEAMIFFMAIVVAYVPEGLLATVTVCLSLTAKRLARKNCVVKNLEAVETLGSTSVICSDKTGTLTQNRMTVSHLWFDNHIHSADTTEDQSGQSFDQSSETWRALGRVAGLCNRAVFKPGQDAVPIPKRDVVGDASETALLKFTELAFGNIVDYRNRFKKVCELPFNSTNKFQLSVHELEDPLDLRYLLVMKGAPERILERCSTIMIKGQELPLDEQWKEAFQTAYMDLGGLGERVLGFCHLLLSEKEHPRGFGFDVDEMNFPTSGLCFAGLISMIDPPRASVPDAVMKCRTAGIRVIMVTGDHPITAKAIAANVGIITEGSETVEDIALRLRIPVEQVNKRDARACVVNGGQLKDMTSEELDDLLRTHPEMVFARTSPQQKLIIVESCQRLGSIVAVTGDGVNDSPALKKADIGIAMGISGSDAAKNAADMILLDDNFASIVTGVEQGRLIFDNLKKSIAYTLTKNIPELTPYLIYITVSVPLPLGCITILFIELATDIFPSVSLAYEKAESDIMNLKPRNPRKDRLVNESLAAYSYFQIGAIQSFAGFTDYFTCLAQEGWRPLLCVGLRSAWENAHNQEVQDSYGQEWTFAQRLYQEYTCYTVFFVSIEICQISDVLIRKTRRLSLFQQGFFRNKVLLSAIVFQLCLGTFLCYCPGMPNIFNFMPIRVQWWFIPVPYGILIFIYDEIRKLGVRRHPGSWWDKELYY